In a single window of the Thunnus albacares chromosome 1, fThuAlb1.1, whole genome shotgun sequence genome:
- the LOC122983323 gene encoding cell surface A33 antigen-like: protein MEGRISTWTLLCFLVSGVGALTVDIPKTEYEYARGDNITLPCTFQSKLAKPKLVIVSWSVQDKQDSVVPETLILSYYSTGTTDIKQRYEGRVSADVDIATGKGNLKLSSITLADNKKFECRVQIPGDDEGKPADTTRLVVLVAPSTPICKIQGNAEYGQNINLTCVSEEGSPPPTYKWESRDVRMMPHLKDPRTTEKGGILSLYNISKDTSGYYTCTSRNKIRSATCNITLSVMPPSMNVGATAGIIGAVVAGLIILIIIIYCCCCRKKNKEEEYAMGVREEEFRDKEPAGNGESRYADGQENKQSDHDEAPVDRRDRYEERSERDYDDRRSDYNDRRSDYDDRRKDYDDRRSDYDDRRSDYDDRRSDYNDRRSDYDDRRSDYNDRRSEYSDRRDRHERYDDDRRYDDDRRRDRRYDDDDRYDEPYDDKPPVPANKPARRDYDD, encoded by the exons ATGGAAGGGAGGATTTCTACTTGGACCCTGCTGTGTTTCC TGGTGTCAGGGGTTGGTGCCCTCACTGTGGACATCCCAAAGACGGAGTATGAGTATGCCAGAGGTGACAACATCACACTGCCCTGCACGTTTCAATCCAAACTTGCCAAGCCCAAGCTGGTCATCGTCTCATGGTCTGTTCAGGACAAGCAAGATAGTGTTGTTCCAGAG ACCCTGATCCTCAGCTACTACTCAACTGGGACTACCGACATCAAACAGCGATATGAAGGCCGAGTGTCCGCTGACGTGGACATTGCTACTGGAAAGGGCAACCTGAAACTCTCCTCCATCACACTAGCAGACAACAAGAAGTTTGAGTGTCGTGTCCAGATCCCAGGTGACGATGAGGGCAAGCCAGCCGACACTACACGTTTGGTGGTTCTAG TGGCTCCATCTACCCCCATCTGTAAGATCCAGGGTAACGCAGAATACGGCCAGAACATCAACCTGACCTGTGTGTCTGAGGAAGGCTCCCCACCACCCACTTATAAGTGGGAAAGTCGTGATGTCAGGATGATGCCTCATCTTAAGGACCCCAGAACCACCGAGA AGGGAGGCATCCTGTCTCTATACAATATCAGCAAAGATACATCAGGATACTACACCTGCACTTCAAGAAACAAGATCCGCTCTGCTACCTGCAACATTACCCTCTCAGTTATGCCAC CTTCCATGAACGTTGGCGCCACTGCAGGAATCATTGGTGCCGTTGTTGCTGGTTTGATCATACTTATAATCATCAtctattgctgctgctgccggaAGAAGAACAAAGAGGAGGAATACGCCATGGG AGTTCGTGAAGAAGAGTTCCGTGACAAAGAGCCAGCTGGAAATGGTGAGAGTCGCTATGCGGATGGACAAGAGAACAAACAGAGTGATCATGACGAAGCCCCTGTTGATCGCCGTGACCGCTACGAGGAACGGAGTGAGCGTGACTACGACGATCGGCGCAGCGATTACAACGATCGCCGCAGTGACTATGACGATCGCCGCAAAGACTACGATGATCGCCGCAGCGACTATGACGATCGCCGCAGCGACTATGACGATCGCCGCAGCGACTACAATGATCGCCGCAGTGATTATGACGATCGTCGCAGCGATTACAATGATCGCCGCAGCGAGTACTCCGACCGCCGTGACCGCCATGAGCGCTATGATGATGACCGCCGCTATGACGACGACCGCCGCAGAGACCGTCGCTATGATGATGACGACCGCTATGATGAGCCCTATGATGACAAACCACCTGTGCCAGCCAATAAGCCAGCGAGGAGGGACTACGATGACTAA